The Pyrobaculum sp. 3827-6 genome has a segment encoding these proteins:
- a CDS encoding PaREP1 family protein has product MDVEVLERPLPKPSAEDYISARLLEALVEASLALEYLRRGLVRNAAGKAFQAWRALTAALLRLELGKLKPLAKTEEERRWLESTAVPRVPTGRMKALSQMLEEVGFAGFSFGTDKALDLHDYQYHGPDPDMALSKYRSREEAARDVVLLLRGLVARVEAIKDRVRWGSELEEALGVLRRGLGE; this is encoded by the coding sequence GTGGATGTGGAGGTTCTTGAGAGGCCCCTCCCCAAGCCCTCTGCTGAGGACTACATCTCGGCACGTCTTCTTGAGGCTTTGGTTGAGGCAAGCCTCGCTCTTGAGTACCTCCGCCGCGGCCTGGTTAGGAACGCCGCCGGCAAGGCCTTCCAGGCGTGGAGAGCCCTCACGGCGGCTCTGCTGAGGCTTGAACTTGGCAAGTTGAAACCTCTTGCCAAGACTGAGGAGGAGAGGAGGTGGCTAGAGTCGACGGCGGTGCCCCGGGTGCCCACGGGCCGTATGAAGGCTCTGTCCCAGATGCTTGAGGAGGTTGGCTTTGCTGGGTTCTCCTTTGGGACAGATAAGGCCCTAGATCTCCACGACTACCAGTACCACGGGCCTGATCCAGATATGGCCTTGTCGAAGTACCGCAGTAGAGAGGAGGCGGCGAGGGACGTGGTCTTGTTATTGAGGGGGCTTGTGGCGAGGGTCGAGGCAATAAAAGACAGAGTGAGATGGGGCTCGGAGCTTGAGGAAGCGCTGGGGGTGTTGAGGCGGGGTTTGGGTGAGTAG
- a CDS encoding metallophosphoesterase: MYRRVFLGSVVGVGLLGAVGAASVGVELRRLDLGLGRRVVFVSDLHIHGVSGLELPEYDVLLIGGDIYDRNTPGAWAVVEALAPLRGPKIAVLGNHEYWDRRRVPLGEGLRALEEAGVHVLRDDWVQVGPLRVHGLDWREDPRTYPAVRDADVVLVHSPDAFQQAVGGLYLAGHTHGGQFCLPGGVPLITNSYYGYTQGIYRRGEAVMYVSRGVGEMLPRLWCNREVVLIT; the protein is encoded by the coding sequence GTGTATAGGAGGGTTTTTCTGGGGTCTGTGGTTGGGGTTGGGTTGCTGGGGGCTGTGGGGGCGGCTTCTGTGGGTGTGGAGCTGAGGCGGCTTGACCTCGGCCTTGGGCGCCGAGTTGTCTTCGTGTCTGACCTCCATATCCACGGCGTGTCTGGGCTTGAGTTGCCGGAGTACGACGTTCTTCTAATCGGCGGCGACATCTACGACCGCAACACGCCTGGGGCGTGGGCTGTGGTGGAGGCGCTGGCGCCGCTGAGGGGGCCGAAGATAGCGGTGCTGGGCAACCACGAGTATTGGGATAGGCGGCGCGTCCCGCTGGGGGAGGGGCTGAGGGCGCTGGAGGAGGCGGGGGTGCACGTCCTTAGAGACGACTGGGTGCAGGTGGGGCCGCTGAGGGTACACGGCCTAGACTGGCGGGAGGACCCGAGGACCTACCCCGCGGTGAGAGACGCCGACGTGGTGCTCGTCCACTCGCCAGACGCCTTCCAGCAGGCTGTAGGGGGCCTCTACCTCGCCGGCCACACCCACGGGGGTCAGTTCTGCCTCCCCGGGGGCGTCCCGCTTATTACAAACAGCTACTACGGATACACCCAGGGCATATACAGGAGGGGAGAGGCTGTGATGTACGTGTCGCGGGGGGTGGGGGAGATGCTCCCCCGCCTGTGGTGCAACAGAGAAGTGGTCCTAATAACCTAA
- a CDS encoding PD-(D/E)XK nuclease family protein, with amino-acid sequence MSLDWGRLEEVVERAVRRARSDELREVADAVKTLADYMKTGFQETNKRIEELNKTVAELAKRLETHGKILEEHSKRLEEQGRLLAELTKRVEEHGRRLDELTKAVAELKVAMGSLGRRWGRDLERTVLEIYRDALEKRGVEPGRVEKFVYTDVDGRFMRPGTRIEVDVYIHDGGLYLLEVKSHAELEDVEWFAEKAEAVEKILGRKANRLIIVAVNIDKEALERAAQLGIDAVYGAVIE; translated from the coding sequence GTGAGTCTGGACTGGGGTAGGCTTGAGGAGGTTGTGGAGAGGGCTGTTAGGAGGGCTAGGTCTGATGAGCTTAGGGAGGTGGCCGACGCCGTGAAAACCCTCGCCGACTACATGAAAACAGGATTCCAAGAAACAAACAAGAGAATAGAAGAACTAAACAAGACAGTAGCAGAACTAGCCAAGAGGCTTGAGACCCACGGGAAAATACTAGAAGAACACAGCAAGAGACTAGAGGAACAAGGCAGGCTTCTGGCTGAGCTGACCAAGAGAGTTGAGGAGCACGGCAGGAGGCTTGACGAGTTGACCAAGGCTGTCGCAGAGCTTAAGGTGGCTATGGGCTCCCTAGGCCGTAGGTGGGGCCGGGATTTGGAGCGCACGGTTCTCGAAATTTACCGGGATGCGTTGGAGAAGAGGGGGGTTGAGCCTGGCCGTGTGGAGAAGTTTGTCTACACGGATGTAGACGGCCGCTTCATGAGGCCGGGGACCCGCATCGAGGTCGACGTCTACATACACGACGGGGGGTTGTACCTCTTGGAGGTTAAGTCGCATGCAGAGCTGGAGGATGTGGAGTGGTTCGCCGAGAAGGCGGAGGCGGTGGAGAAGATACTCGGCAGAAAGGCAAACCGCCTAATAATAGTGGCAGTAAACATAGACAAAGAAGCTCTGGAAAGAGCCGCCCAGCTGGGAATAGACGCCGTCTACGGCGCTGTTATTGAGTAG
- a CDS encoding zinc ribbon domain-containing protein has translation MGCFAALGIDVNKSYVAFSWVTNDPDLAASALGAWGAHPITSWLFEEHLAFKTPLKLSEAVSVPEAHVEAVLMWLPGRRNNRQKRWRRMATAKLFATLTPWLRYLADQGTPAVIGVEDLRGMARRRGISEVEYAKIWKKIIGAFGTPLGEGPGYRAYIGRGRSIVIALDPRGTSATCALCAAQGRTTPVEKRGDRTVHCPIHGPINRDINAAINIAIKAVRIYAGDTPGGARGGQQPQPRTPSAGLPNEEKGGHRPRGDETAETWQASQTTVAPLTAPPGALDAYMEEVFKHFAGAEGRCLPLEGGQAQVEGGEEGGALNKGARTPPFSRHVGP, from the coding sequence ATGGGTTGCTTCGCCGCGCTCGGCATAGACGTCAACAAGAGCTACGTGGCGTTTAGCTGGGTCACCAACGACCCCGACCTAGCCGCCTCGGCGCTGGGCGCCTGGGGGGCGCACCCCATCACCAGCTGGCTGTTTGAGGAGCACTTGGCGTTTAAGACCCCGCTCAAGCTGTCGGAGGCTGTGTCTGTGCCAGAGGCCCACGTGGAGGCCGTGCTCATGTGGCTACCCGGTAGGCGCAACAACCGCCAGAAGAGGTGGAGGAGGATGGCCACCGCAAAGCTGTTCGCCACCCTCACCCCGTGGCTCAGATACCTGGCAGACCAAGGTACCCCCGCGGTCATAGGCGTGGAGGACCTCAGAGGCATGGCCAGGAGGCGCGGCATATCCGAGGTGGAGTACGCCAAGATATGGAAAAAGATAATAGGCGCCTTCGGCACCCCCCTCGGAGAAGGCCCAGGATACCGGGCGTATATCGGCAGAGGACGCTCCATCGTAATAGCCCTAGACCCCAGAGGCACCTCAGCCACATGCGCCCTATGCGCCGCCCAGGGCAGAACCACCCCCGTCGAGAAGCGCGGCGACCGCACCGTCCACTGCCCCATCCACGGCCCCATAAACCGCGACATAAACGCCGCCATAAACATCGCCATAAAAGCCGTGAGGATATACGCGGGGGACACGCCGGGGGGCGCCCGCGGGGGACAACAACCCCAGCCGCGGACGCCTTCCGCGGGTCTCCCGAATGAAGAGAAAGGCGGCCACCGACCGCGCGGAGATGAAACCGCAGAAACCTGGCAGGCGTCACAGACTACCGTCGCCCCACTGACGGCGCCCCCCGGCGCCCTAGATGCGTATATGGAGGAGGTATTTAAACATTTCGCCGGTGCTGAGGGACGCTGTCTACCGCTGGAAGGAGGCCAGGCGCAGGTTGAAGGGGGGGAGGAGGGCGGGGCCCTGAATAAGGGCGCGCGCACGCCCCCTTTTTCCCGCCATGTGGGGCCATAA
- a CDS encoding ATP-binding protein has protein sequence MWGHKLAANTREEFLAALLSLKFFGLDTVRGLVLVEKPRGPPFVPVGRVGWGKVCTSPPPLPAAAWRQGRGERPVTYRSALGRGVYWFEQLGIFRRGREWAVAAGCRGRPPFFGWEKVAGWAVAELLAEAPYWRFWPPLAAPVEGHLLIAGGSGAGKTTFLKKYLSQVPRWYVIDLTEEGEYAGLAETVEGSVDLAAMDPDDQALLYSLGIAAAVGAREPAVSAVQLGALRLVARRGAGLAEFLKELREAPDIPQLTREVLYTKLAAACVEHDGGCRPHPALGRDAEIPPPPAVIRIRPDNPLAAAIAAHGTILKILRRAKGPLVLAVDEYHKIAPRLPVEDPVEKAIREGRHRGVYIAIATQNPQDLKQSLLSIIGNYVYFHLAPPAADLAAQTLNVPTWAVTTLKPGQYLARTRHGPAAGAL, from the coding sequence ATGTGGGGCCATAAGCTAGCCGCGAACACCCGGGAGGAGTTCCTCGCCGCACTCCTCTCTCTGAAGTTCTTCGGCCTCGACACGGTGAGGGGCCTCGTCCTCGTGGAGAAGCCCCGCGGGCCCCCCTTCGTGCCTGTGGGGAGGGTTGGCTGGGGGAAGGTCTGCACCTCCCCGCCCCCTCTCCCAGCCGCCGCGTGGAGGCAGGGGCGGGGCGAGAGGCCCGTCACGTACAGGTCTGCGCTCGGCCGCGGGGTCTACTGGTTCGAGCAACTGGGCATCTTCAGGAGGGGCAGGGAGTGGGCAGTGGCGGCGGGCTGCCGGGGGAGGCCTCCCTTCTTCGGCTGGGAGAAGGTCGCCGGGTGGGCCGTGGCCGAGTTGCTCGCCGAGGCCCCGTACTGGAGGTTCTGGCCCCCGCTGGCCGCCCCCGTCGAGGGCCACCTGCTGATCGCGGGCGGTAGCGGGGCGGGCAAGACCACCTTCCTCAAGAAGTACCTCTCCCAGGTCCCCAGGTGGTACGTCATAGACCTCACGGAGGAGGGCGAATACGCCGGGCTCGCCGAGACGGTGGAGGGGTCGGTGGACCTAGCCGCCATGGACCCCGACGACCAGGCGTTGCTCTACAGCCTGGGCATAGCCGCCGCCGTGGGGGCCAGGGAGCCCGCCGTGTCCGCTGTGCAGCTGGGCGCCTTGAGGCTCGTCGCCAGGCGCGGCGCGGGGCTGGCGGAGTTCCTAAAAGAGCTGAGGGAGGCCCCCGACATACCCCAGCTCACTAGAGAGGTCCTGTACACAAAGCTGGCCGCCGCCTGCGTAGAGCACGACGGGGGTTGCAGGCCCCACCCAGCCCTGGGGCGCGACGCCGAGATACCCCCGCCCCCCGCCGTCATTAGGATAAGGCCCGACAACCCGCTGGCCGCCGCAATAGCCGCCCACGGCACCATCCTCAAAATACTGAGAAGGGCCAAGGGGCCGCTGGTCCTCGCCGTCGACGAGTACCACAAAATAGCCCCCCGCCTCCCCGTCGAGGACCCGGTGGAGAAGGCCATAAGGGAGGGCAGGCACCGCGGCGTCTACATAGCCATCGCCACACAGAACCCCCAAGACCTCAAACAGAGCCTCCTCTCCATAATCGGCAACTACGTCTACTTCCACCTCGCGCCCCCAGCCGCCGACCTCGCCGCCCAGACCCTAAACGTCCCCACCTGGGCCGTCACCACCCTCAAGCCGGGGCAGTACCTAGCCAGGACCCGCCATGGCCCCGCAGCCGGCGCTCTATAG
- a CDS encoding AAA family ATPase, with product MIHYLTEEAGLKAFVGVSRVSEAARRVSKEESLRLLSDVNLEYYRRWLDNFGEFYFVPLRGFTEFRRPLKLEEVLRVLGVAHPVLIPQNYLKEVPEQYGRRIIEMGCGGDGEISGGSVELERFVALLMLAGKNVLLVGAPGVGKTELALRAAGFFTSCEPEVEVGREDLSYDDLVVKYVVLEGGRLERRLGSLARAVARSWDSIRQGGGPCHFVFDEINRANVDVALGRIFTALDVEHRARVKVFDGLVDPPYIPLSFRVFATMNVIDRGQLFRLSFALLRRFAYVYMTPPHITPKPQLNKNSLPTSQRDLFRPYAERALRYLAMRGVLEEDLATLVVLGLPGVEELLGEADRLGLLGVLEWALGVADRLGLEVGPSMALDVLRVVAVHAAAPSSLRLSDDVFVDYVVSSLILPYFAAVAPRVRQKAVLSARQPREVNEVRDMREKIGEWLGAQSLSIRVMEGLLHELPVEV from the coding sequence GTGATTCACTATTTGACTGAGGAGGCTGGGTTGAAGGCTTTTGTGGGTGTGTCGAGGGTTAGTGAAGCGGCGAGGAGGGTTAGTAAGGAGGAGAGCTTGAGGCTTCTGAGTGATGTAAATCTTGAATACTATAGGAGGTGGCTTGATAACTTTGGCGAGTTTTATTTTGTTCCTCTGCGTGGCTTTACCGAGTTTAGAAGGCCTCTGAAACTTGAAGAGGTGTTGAGGGTATTGGGGGTGGCGCACCCGGTGTTGATTCCGCAGAACTATCTTAAGGAGGTACCTGAGCAGTATGGTCGCAGAATTATTGAGATGGGGTGTGGTGGGGATGGCGAGATTAGTGGAGGGAGTGTGGAGCTGGAGAGGTTTGTTGCCTTGCTTATGTTGGCGGGGAAGAATGTGTTGTTGGTGGGGGCGCCTGGGGTGGGGAAGACTGAGCTGGCGTTGAGGGCGGCTGGGTTTTTCACCTCGTGTGAGCCGGAGGTCGAGGTTGGCCGCGAGGATTTGTCTTATGACGATTTGGTGGTTAAGTACGTTGTTTTGGAGGGGGGTCGGCTGGAGCGTAGGCTTGGTAGCCTGGCGCGGGCTGTCGCGCGTAGTTGGGATTCTATACGCCAGGGCGGGGGGCCTTGCCACTTTGTTTTTGACGAAATTAATAGGGCTAATGTGGACGTGGCTCTTGGGCGTATATTCACCGCGTTGGACGTGGAGCACCGGGCCCGTGTCAAGGTTTTTGATGGCTTGGTGGATCCTCCGTACATTCCGCTTTCGTTTAGGGTGTTTGCTACGATGAATGTGATTGATAGGGGGCAGTTGTTTAGGCTGAGTTTCGCGTTGCTGAGGCGGTTTGCCTATGTGTATATGACTCCGCCTCATATTACTCCAAAGCCTCAGCTGAATAAGAATAGCCTCCCTACTTCACAACGGGATTTGTTTAGGCCCTATGCGGAGAGGGCTCTTCGCTACCTTGCTATGAGGGGTGTGTTGGAGGAGGATTTGGCGACTCTTGTCGTGCTGGGTTTGCCGGGGGTGGAGGAACTGTTGGGTGAGGCTGATAGGTTGGGGTTACTGGGGGTTCTCGAGTGGGCGCTGGGAGTGGCTGATAGGCTGGGGCTTGAGGTTGGGCCTTCGATGGCGTTGGACGTATTAAGGGTGGTGGCGGTGCACGCGGCGGCTCCCAGCTCTCTGAGGTTGAGCGACGATGTGTTTGTGGATTATGTCGTCTCGTCGCTTATTTTGCCCTACTTCGCCGCGGTGGCGCCGAGGGTTCGGCAGAAGGCCGTGCTGTCGGCGAGGCAGCCTAGGGAGGTCAACGAGGTGAGGGATATGCGGGAGAAGATAGGTGAGTGGCTCGGGGCGCAATCGCTTTCTATTCGTGTAATGGAGGGTCTTCTCCATGAGCTCCCCGTCGAGGTGTGA
- a CDS encoding Holliday junction resolvase-like protein yields MEKTRRGEAESRAGDIEERYKTELERWRLEKEAEIRQDAIRRSISTLLGHIGEQLAPLLTTQTLRADPRDLRFLGTPIDFKGLSQDNPQEILFIEVKSGKTTRLTEKQQAIKRLVEEKRVKWVTLHIADIADQLHRLYRQRNTKPTDVVRRYVLDIKPAQTNQREVFTFFTHNVS; encoded by the coding sequence GTGGAGAAGACGAGAAGAGGAGAGGCTGAGAGCCGAGCTGGAGACATAGAAGAGCGCTACAAGACAGAGCTCGAGCGGTGGCGCCTAGAAAAAGAAGCCGAAATCAGACAAGACGCCATAAGACGCTCCATCTCCACCCTCCTCGGACACATCGGCGAACAGCTCGCACCCCTCCTCACGACCCAGACACTGAGAGCAGACCCACGCGACCTGAGATTCCTCGGAACACCCATCGACTTCAAAGGACTAAGCCAAGACAACCCCCAGGAAATCCTCTTCATCGAAGTCAAGTCAGGCAAAACCACGAGACTAACCGAAAAACAACAAGCAATCAAACGCCTAGTAGAAGAAAAAAGAGTCAAGTGGGTCACCCTCCACATAGCCGACATAGCAGATCAACTACACAGGTTATATAGACAGAGAAATACAAAGCCAACAGACGTGGTACGTAGATACGTACTAGATATCAAACCAGCACAAACAAACCAAAGAGAAGTATTCACCTTCTTTACACACAACGTCAGTTAA
- a CDS encoding ParA family protein translates to MGVLAFLSASGGVGKTTVALHLAHRFLGEGRRVLLVDLDPSAGLTAALLGERGAAELEERRRTVGDALLRFMRGEVVDLGDYVVPAKLGAFRVDVVPSGDSLSDAMGLAWFSGSRPSPERLLGQFLERSGVSRWDVVLLDTLPFYERRYTLSAFYAADKVIVVTHPYGAEPVRVRRMYGKLMEVVESGIDIKARVLINRVDRGTREGREAFSIVERSLNLPRFQTVLHMRVDYTRVPEMRYEKNRDARREVESLYREVREWLSVELSIY, encoded by the coding sequence GTGGGGGTTCTTGCCTTTCTTTCGGCCAGCGGCGGGGTTGGGAAGACCACGGTGGCTCTGCACCTGGCTCACAGGTTTCTGGGCGAGGGGAGGAGGGTGCTTTTGGTGGATTTGGACCCGAGCGCCGGCTTGACGGCGGCTCTGCTGGGGGAGAGGGGGGCGGCTGAGCTTGAGGAGAGGAGGAGGACTGTGGGGGACGCCTTGCTGAGGTTTATGAGGGGGGAGGTGGTGGATCTGGGGGACTACGTGGTGCCGGCTAAGCTGGGGGCTTTTAGGGTTGACGTGGTGCCGAGCGGCGACTCTCTGAGCGACGCCATGGGTCTGGCGTGGTTTTCTGGGAGCAGGCCGAGTCCGGAGCGGCTTCTTGGGCAGTTTTTGGAGAGGTCGGGGGTCTCGAGGTGGGACGTGGTTCTGCTGGATACTCTGCCTTTTTACGAGAGGCGCTATACGCTCTCGGCCTTCTACGCCGCCGACAAGGTCATCGTCGTTACCCACCCCTACGGGGCTGAGCCGGTTAGGGTGAGGAGGATGTACGGGAAGCTTATGGAGGTGGTGGAGAGTGGTATCGACATAAAGGCGAGGGTTTTGATCAACAGGGTGGACAGGGGCACGAGGGAGGGGCGCGAGGCCTTTAGCATAGTGGAGCGGAGCCTCAACCTGCCTAGGTTTCAGACTGTTCTGCACATGAGGGTGGACTACACGAGGGTTCCGGAGATGCGCTACGAGAAGAATCGCGACGCGAGGCGGGAGGTGGAGTCTCTGTATAGGGAGGTGAGGGAGTGGCTCAGCGTGGAGCTGTCTATATACTAG
- a CDS encoding GNAT family N-acetyltransferase: MTTTPKSPLRYAEDRDAALEIIAASYRGPLKYAKAVLERWPRAHAIVAIAEGQPAAAEIYYLVELAKPTCVHYYIAVAPHHRRRGIATQLVKTVEQLCGAPVYMATTTLDNQAATALFTKLGYTPYQWREIPRHARETLLKATCGYDDDILLIKGAHPTEAARHTPEVETLWRETCYKPYIGL; encoded by the coding sequence ATGACGACTACGCCAAAATCGCCGCTGAGATACGCCGAGGATAGGGACGCGGCCCTGGAGATAATAGCCGCCAGCTACAGAGGCCCCCTGAAGTACGCCAAGGCCGTGCTGGAGAGGTGGCCGCGCGCCCACGCCATAGTCGCCATAGCAGAAGGCCAGCCAGCCGCCGCCGAGATATACTACCTAGTAGAGCTCGCCAAGCCCACCTGCGTCCACTACTACATAGCCGTCGCCCCCCACCACCGCAGAAGAGGCATAGCCACCCAGCTCGTGAAGACGGTGGAGCAGCTGTGCGGCGCCCCCGTCTACATGGCCACCACGACGCTGGACAACCAAGCCGCCACAGCCCTCTTCACCAAGCTGGGGTACACCCCCTACCAGTGGCGCGAAATACCAAGACACGCCAGGGAAACCCTCCTAAAAGCCACCTGCGGATACGACGACGACATCCTCCTCATAAAAGGAGCCCACCCCACAGAAGCCGCCAGACACACCCCAGAAGTGGAGACCCTCTGGCGCGAGACCTGCTACAAGCCCTACATCGGCCTATAG
- a CDS encoding aldo/keto reductase, whose translation MKKTCYRRVGCVPAIGLGTWGIGGGYWSADTSRDPQWIEAIRYAVERGLRLIDTAEMYGAGHSEELVGAALRGYPRDEVFIVTKVWPSHTRHDDVIKAAQASAARLGTYIDLYLLHWPSDAVPICETVKAFEELVDRGVIRYFGVSNFTLAQLRQAEACAKKYELAAVENHYSLYNRRDDADLIPYAKASGIMYIAYTPLEKGAVARDPLLAEVGRRYGATPVQTALAWYVKHGVVPIPKAERREHIDEIAGAYAVELGDDDYAKIAAEIRRG comes from the coding sequence ATGAAAAAGACCTGCTACAGAAGGGTGGGCTGCGTCCCCGCCATAGGCCTCGGCACGTGGGGCATCGGCGGCGGCTACTGGAGCGCAGACACCTCCAGAGACCCCCAGTGGATAGAGGCCATCAGATACGCAGTGGAGAGGGGGCTCAGGCTTATAGACACCGCCGAGATGTACGGCGCGGGGCACTCGGAGGAGCTCGTCGGCGCCGCGCTGAGGGGCTACCCCAGAGACGAGGTATTCATCGTCACCAAGGTCTGGCCCAGCCACACCAGACACGACGACGTTATAAAAGCCGCGCAGGCCAGCGCCGCGAGGCTCGGCACCTACATCGACCTGTACCTCCTCCACTGGCCCTCCGACGCAGTGCCCATCTGCGAGACTGTGAAGGCCTTCGAGGAGCTGGTGGACCGAGGCGTCATCAGATACTTCGGCGTCAGCAACTTCACCCTTGCACAGCTACGCCAAGCCGAGGCCTGCGCCAAGAAGTACGAGCTGGCCGCCGTGGAGAACCACTACTCCCTCTACAACCGCCGCGACGACGCCGACCTAATCCCCTACGCCAAGGCCAGCGGCATAATGTACATCGCCTACACCCCCCTGGAGAAGGGCGCCGTCGCCCGCGACCCCCTACTCGCCGAGGTAGGAAGGCGCTACGGCGCGACACCGGTCCAGACGGCCCTGGCGTGGTACGTCAAACACGGAGTCGTCCCCATACCCAAGGCCGAGAGGAGGGAACACATCGACGAAATCGCCGGCGCCTACGCGGTGGAGCTCGGCGATGACGACTACGCCAAAATCGCCGCTGAGATACGCCGAGGATAG
- a CDS encoding acetate--CoA ligase family protein, whose product MTHPIVAKALAEGRGKLREDEALALLRAYGIPVPDYAVARDEEEAVKAAEQVGYPVAAKIISPQIVHKTDVGGVVLGIGDPQAVREACRKLREVVRKVPYAELEGVLIQRMVPKGVELIVGAVYDEIFGHVVLFGLGGIYTELYRDVSMRLAPLEPEDAWDMIREVKAYRLLTGYRGMPPRDVAAVVDVLIKFSRLVQENPEIREADLNPVIALEEGKGAYVVDARFILAVA is encoded by the coding sequence ATGACCCACCCCATCGTAGCAAAGGCGCTGGCGGAGGGCCGGGGGAAGCTCAGGGAAGACGAGGCCCTGGCGCTGCTGAGGGCGTACGGCATACCGGTCCCCGACTACGCCGTCGCCCGCGACGAGGAGGAGGCCGTCAAGGCGGCTGAGCAGGTGGGCTACCCCGTGGCGGCTAAGATAATATCCCCCCAGATAGTCCACAAGACAGACGTCGGCGGCGTGGTGCTGGGCATCGGCGACCCCCAGGCAGTGAGAGAGGCCTGCAGGAAGCTGAGGGAGGTGGTCAGGAAAGTCCCCTACGCCGAGCTGGAGGGCGTCTTGATACAGCGCATGGTGCCCAAAGGCGTCGAGCTCATAGTAGGCGCGGTGTACGACGAAATATTCGGCCACGTCGTCCTCTTCGGCCTCGGCGGGATATACACAGAGCTCTACAGAGACGTATCCATGCGCCTAGCCCCCCTAGAGCCGGAGGACGCCTGGGACATGATCCGCGAAGTCAAGGCCTACCGCCTCCTCACCGGCTACAGAGGCATGCCCCCGCGCGACGTCGCCGCCGTCGTCGACGTCCTCATCAAATTCTCCAGACTAGTCCAGGAAAACCCAGAGATAAGAGAGGCGGACCTCAACCCCGTGATCGCCCTAGAGGAGGGCAAGGGCGCCTACGTGGTAGACGCCAGGTTCATACTCGCCGTGGCGTAA
- a CDS encoding acetate--CoA ligase family protein — MLTKLIDPQSVAVVGASPKQGSVGYVILENLATRFKGPVYPVNPKYDEVELWGRRLKFYKSVAEIPDPVDVAVIATPAPTVPKILEEAGRRGVAAAVIISSGFAEAGNTELENWVKAVAKQYGIRVLGPNCIGIYNAYTNFDTVFLPAERAGRPPPGPLALISQSGAVAAAIMDWAARRRIGLGFMANYGNKADVTEVELMEAFAADDRVKVITVYVEGFKYPGEAKRFLDAVRKIAPKKPVVVYKAGRGKAAQRAVKSHTAAMAGTYEMYHGLFKQAGAIEASSVREMFDMAKALATQPTPRGGRVLVVTDSGGMGIQAVDALEALGLEVPEVPESIARELKRELLPFAAVSNPIDVTGSATDEHYKIALDALLPTAFFDMALVVTLLQVPGLTKNLAEYIIDARRYGKPIAVVNFGGSELVQKFEEALEDSGVPVYPTPDRAAKALWALYKYSQVKRGRP; from the coding sequence GTGCTCACAAAATTAATCGACCCGCAGAGCGTCGCGGTGGTCGGCGCCTCCCCCAAACAAGGCTCCGTAGGCTACGTAATCCTGGAAAACCTAGCCACCAGGTTTAAAGGCCCTGTCTACCCGGTAAACCCCAAATACGACGAGGTGGAGCTCTGGGGGCGGCGGCTGAAGTTCTACAAGTCCGTGGCGGAGATACCCGACCCCGTAGACGTCGCGGTGATAGCCACCCCCGCCCCCACCGTGCCTAAGATACTAGAGGAGGCTGGTAGGAGGGGCGTGGCGGCGGCGGTGATAATCAGCAGCGGGTTCGCCGAGGCGGGGAACACAGAGCTCGAAAACTGGGTCAAGGCAGTGGCGAAGCAGTACGGCATCAGGGTCCTCGGCCCCAACTGCATAGGCATATACAACGCCTACACAAACTTCGACACGGTCTTCCTCCCGGCTGAACGCGCCGGCAGGCCGCCCCCCGGCCCCCTCGCCTTGATTAGCCAGAGCGGCGCCGTGGCGGCCGCCATCATGGACTGGGCCGCCAGGAGGAGGATAGGCCTCGGCTTCATGGCCAACTACGGCAACAAGGCGGACGTAACCGAGGTGGAGCTGATGGAGGCCTTCGCCGCCGACGACAGGGTGAAGGTCATAACGGTGTACGTCGAGGGGTTTAAATACCCCGGCGAAGCCAAGCGCTTCCTAGACGCGGTGAGGAAGATAGCGCCTAAGAAGCCTGTGGTAGTCTACAAGGCCGGGAGGGGAAAGGCGGCGCAGAGAGCCGTGAAGAGCCACACAGCCGCCATGGCTGGCACCTACGAGATGTACCACGGCCTCTTCAAACAGGCGGGAGCCATAGAGGCCTCCTCCGTGAGGGAGATGTTCGACATGGCGAAGGCACTCGCCACCCAGCCCACCCCCCGCGGCGGGAGGGTGCTCGTGGTCACAGACAGCGGCGGCATGGGGATACAGGCCGTGGACGCCTTGGAGGCCCTCGGGCTGGAGGTCCCCGAGGTGCCCGAGAGCATAGCCCGGGAGCTCAAAAGAGAGCTACTCCCCTTCGCCGCCGTCTCCAACCCCATAGACGTAACAGGTAGCGCCACAGACGAGCACTACAAAATAGCCCTAGACGCCCTGCTCCCAACAGCCTTCTTCGACATGGCGCTTGTGGTCACCCTCTTGCAGGTGCCCGGCCTCACCAAAAACCTCGCCGAGTATATAATAGACGCCAGGAGGTACGGCAAGCCCATCGCAGTCGTCAACTTCGGCGGGAGCGAGCTTGTGCAGAAGTTCGAAGAGGCGCTGGAAGATAGCGGGGTGCCCGTCTACCCAACACCGGACAGAGCAGCCAAGGCCCTCTGGGCCCTCTACAAATACAGCCAAGTCAAGAGGGGGAGGCCATGA